The following are from one region of the Hippocampus zosterae strain Florida chromosome 9, ASM2543408v3, whole genome shotgun sequence genome:
- the tubb1 gene encoding tubulin beta-1 chain isoform X1, translating to MREIVHLQIGQCGNQIGSKFWEVISEEHGIGKTGIYEGDSRVQLDRVNVYFNEAHGGKYVPRSLLVDLEPGTMDSIRGSQIGVLFRPDNFIHGNSGAGNNWAKGHYTEGAELIEQVMDRVRNESESCDCLQGFQLVHSLGGGTGSGMGTLMINKIREEYPDRIMTSFSVMPSPKVSDTVVEPYNATLSVHQLLESTDETFCIDNEALYDICFRTLKLTTPTYGDLNHLVSMTMSGVTTSLRFPGQLNADLRKLAVNMVPFPRLHFFMPGFAPLTARGSQQYRALSVPELTQQMFDPRNMMTACDPRRGRYLTVAGVFRGRMSTKQVDEQMLAVQQKNSNYFVDWIPHNVKVAVCDVPPRGLKMASTFIGNNTAIQEIFRRVGDQFALMFRRKAFLHWYTGEGMDEMEFTEAEGNLNDLVSEYQQYQDATADMESEMEDEDEQEPPDKSTATRIQSRMEVMEEIVTETI from the exons ATGCGTGAAATTGTACATCTACAAATTGGACAATGTGGCAACCAAATCGGCTCAAAG TTTTGGGAAGTAATCAGCGAGGAACATGGAATAGGCAAGACGGGCATCTATGAGGGTGACAGCAGAGTCCAATTGGACAGAGTCAACGTATACTTCAATGAAGCACACG GTGGTAAATATGTACCTCGGTCTCTGCTGGTTGACCTGGAGCCTGGAACCATGGACAGCATCAGAGGGAGTCAAATCGGTGTTCTGTTTAGGCCGGACAACTTCATTCATG GCAACTCGGGTGCCGGCAATAACTGGGCGAAGGGCCACTACACGGAGGGGGCAGAGCTGATCGAACAGGTGATGGACCGGGTGAGGAACGAAAGCGAGAGCTGCGACTGTCTGCAGGGCTTCCAGTTGGTTCACTCCTTAGGCGGCGGCACAGGTTCCGGTATGGGGACCCTAATGATCAACAAGATCCGAGAGGAGTACCCCGACCGGATCATGACCAGCTTCAGTGTAATGCCCTCGCCAAAGGTTTCCGACACTGTGGTGGAGCCTTATAACGCCACCCTGTCGGTGCACCAGCTCCTGGAGAGCACGGATGAGACCTTCTGCATCGACAACGAGGCGCTGTACGACATCTGCTTCCGCACACTCAAACTCACCACGCCTACATACGGGGACCTCAACCACTTGGTGTCCATGACCATGAGTGGGGTCACCACCTCCCTGAGATTCCCCGGTCAGCTCAACGCCGACCTTAGGAAGCTGGCGGTCAACATGGTGCCGTTCCCCCGCCTTCACTTCTTCATGCCTGGTTTTGCCCCACTGACGGCGCGCGGTAGTCAGCAGTACCGCGCCCTTAGCGTACCTGAGCTCACCCAGCAGATGTTCGACCCCCGCAACATGATGACAGCCTGCGACCCCAGACGGGGCCGCTACCTCACAGTTGCCGGCGTCTTTCGCGGGAGGATGTCCACCAAGCAGGTGGATGAACAAATGCTAGCGGTCCAGCAGAAGAACAGCAACTACTTTGTGGACTGGATCCCACACAATGTCAAGGTCGCTGTGTGCGACGTCCCTCCTCGAGGCCTTAAAATGGCCTCCACGTTCATTGGCAACAACACGGCCATTCAGGAAATATTCCGCCGAGTGGGCGATCAGTTTGCGCTGATGTTCAGGCGCAAGGCCTTTCTCCACTGGTACACGGGAGAGGGAATGGATGAGATGGAGTTCACGGAGGCCGAGGGCAACCTCAATGACCTGGTGTCGGAGTACCAGCAGTACCAAGACGCCACTGCTGACATGGAGTCCGAAATGGAGGACGAAGACGAGCAGGAGCCGCCTGACAAGTCCACAGCCACAAGGATTCAGTCTCGGATGGAAGTTATGGAGGAAATAGTGACAGAAACAATTTGA
- the tubb1 gene encoding tubulin beta-1 chain isoform X2 → MWQPNRLKGGKYVPRSLLVDLEPGTMDSIRGSQIGVLFRPDNFIHGNSGAGNNWAKGHYTEGAELIEQVMDRVRNESESCDCLQGFQLVHSLGGGTGSGMGTLMINKIREEYPDRIMTSFSVMPSPKVSDTVVEPYNATLSVHQLLESTDETFCIDNEALYDICFRTLKLTTPTYGDLNHLVSMTMSGVTTSLRFPGQLNADLRKLAVNMVPFPRLHFFMPGFAPLTARGSQQYRALSVPELTQQMFDPRNMMTACDPRRGRYLTVAGVFRGRMSTKQVDEQMLAVQQKNSNYFVDWIPHNVKVAVCDVPPRGLKMASTFIGNNTAIQEIFRRVGDQFALMFRRKAFLHWYTGEGMDEMEFTEAEGNLNDLVSEYQQYQDATADMESEMEDEDEQEPPDKSTATRIQSRMEVMEEIVTETI, encoded by the exons ATGTGGCAACCAAATCGGCTCAAAG GTGGTAAATATGTACCTCGGTCTCTGCTGGTTGACCTGGAGCCTGGAACCATGGACAGCATCAGAGGGAGTCAAATCGGTGTTCTGTTTAGGCCGGACAACTTCATTCATG GCAACTCGGGTGCCGGCAATAACTGGGCGAAGGGCCACTACACGGAGGGGGCAGAGCTGATCGAACAGGTGATGGACCGGGTGAGGAACGAAAGCGAGAGCTGCGACTGTCTGCAGGGCTTCCAGTTGGTTCACTCCTTAGGCGGCGGCACAGGTTCCGGTATGGGGACCCTAATGATCAACAAGATCCGAGAGGAGTACCCCGACCGGATCATGACCAGCTTCAGTGTAATGCCCTCGCCAAAGGTTTCCGACACTGTGGTGGAGCCTTATAACGCCACCCTGTCGGTGCACCAGCTCCTGGAGAGCACGGATGAGACCTTCTGCATCGACAACGAGGCGCTGTACGACATCTGCTTCCGCACACTCAAACTCACCACGCCTACATACGGGGACCTCAACCACTTGGTGTCCATGACCATGAGTGGGGTCACCACCTCCCTGAGATTCCCCGGTCAGCTCAACGCCGACCTTAGGAAGCTGGCGGTCAACATGGTGCCGTTCCCCCGCCTTCACTTCTTCATGCCTGGTTTTGCCCCACTGACGGCGCGCGGTAGTCAGCAGTACCGCGCCCTTAGCGTACCTGAGCTCACCCAGCAGATGTTCGACCCCCGCAACATGATGACAGCCTGCGACCCCAGACGGGGCCGCTACCTCACAGTTGCCGGCGTCTTTCGCGGGAGGATGTCCACCAAGCAGGTGGATGAACAAATGCTAGCGGTCCAGCAGAAGAACAGCAACTACTTTGTGGACTGGATCCCACACAATGTCAAGGTCGCTGTGTGCGACGTCCCTCCTCGAGGCCTTAAAATGGCCTCCACGTTCATTGGCAACAACACGGCCATTCAGGAAATATTCCGCCGAGTGGGCGATCAGTTTGCGCTGATGTTCAGGCGCAAGGCCTTTCTCCACTGGTACACGGGAGAGGGAATGGATGAGATGGAGTTCACGGAGGCCGAGGGCAACCTCAATGACCTGGTGTCGGAGTACCAGCAGTACCAAGACGCCACTGCTGACATGGAGTCCGAAATGGAGGACGAAGACGAGCAGGAGCCGCCTGACAAGTCCACAGCCACAAGGATTCAGTCTCGGATGGAAGTTATGGAGGAAATAGTGACAGAAACAATTTGA
- the LOC127607401 gene encoding PRELI domain containing protein 3B-like has translation MKIWTSEHIFNHPWETVTKAAMQKYPNPMNPSVFGVDVLDRTIDQQGRLHSKRLLSTEWGLPSIVKSIIGNARTCTYIQEHSVVDPLEKSLQLQSTNITFTNLVSVDEKLTYKPHPEDSRKTILTQEAIISVKGVSLSSYLEGILASTISTNAGKGREAVEWVIRRLNTEIEELAATARGTMRSPMAAATVTDK, from the exons ATGAAGATTTGGACATCGGAACACATATTCAA TCATCCTTGGGAGACTGTGACCAAGGCAGCGATGCAAAAGTACCCCAACCCGATGAATCCTAGCGTGTTCGGGGTCGACGTTTTAGACAGGACCATCGACCAGCAGGGCCGACTGCACAGCAAAAGGCTTCTCAGCACTGAGTGGGGTCTTCCCTCTATCGTCAAGTCT ATCATTGGCAACGCGCGGACGTGTACGTACATTCAAGAGCACTCAGTTGTGGATCCACTCGAGAAGAGTTTGCAACTTCAGTCCACAAAT ATTACATTCACCAACTTGGTGTCTGTGGATGAGAAGCTCACGTATAAACCCCACCCTGAAGATTCTCGAAA AACAATCCTGACGCAAGAAGCCATCATATCTGTAAAAGGAGTCAGTCTAAGCAGCTATTTGGAGGGCATTCTAGCAAGCACTATCTCAACCAATGCCGGAAAG gGCCGTGAAGCCGTGGAATGGGTGATCCGGCGGCTCAACACCGAAATCGAGGAACTTGCAGCAACAGCACGCGGGACGATGCGAAGCCCAATGGCCGCTGCCACCGTCACTGACAAATGA